The DNA sequence GTGCAGATTTtaataccggctcgggttgatccagattttgctattggtccgctgtccggagactcaaggtagatctgtcggcattcatagaccttgaagttcccatctatcttttctgttctactgttactttcattcagatagttgtatttcttccagactattacttgtagtaaattctagaatgctcgtgaattgtgactcctgatccgggtggtagtaattaatacagttttatgatatttccgtacttattatatttcatcttagttaattattttaattactgaatgagactaaggaattggtttaatgattctctaacattggcttgcctagcaagtgaaatgttaggcgccatcacggtcccgtcggtggaaaattttgggtcgtgacacaaactattgtaacctaggaattaacttcttaatccctcactaacttgtaataactctatcacaagcccctttgtaataactctattacaaatcttacaactcgactaactctagccaagacacaaactcatggtttatgattttacaaaggtttcctacacaatgcttctaactaagctaactaggaattacaagtaaatcacttTGACAAATGTGttacacaactaaggacatatgaTGACTCTATGCAGGAAACTGGTCCTTCTTTATGTtgctctttgttcttgatgccttGAATGTCACTTGTAGATTGGCAATACACTTGAGAGAGAGCTTAATCAATTCTGGAGTGTGCAAGTGTTGTTTTGCCTTTCCTTCATGTTAATATTACATAAGTGACATTAATTGAATGatgtaagcatgtttggtacaaaggCATTTCTCATAAAGTGACTGCTCCATTGTTTGCACTGTTGCGTATGTGCAGAGGAAAAGATGCAGTCACTTTACAGctgtggggagttgactggtaCTGTCCGCAAGAGAACTGATGTGGATCTATTCCctctattgtttctttaattttgAATGTTGGAATATTTCCCAGACTTGTTGATCTTGAGCACTCAGAGGATATGGAGAAGGATCCCTATCTGGTTCTCAACAATAAatttgttaaatcatcaaaacataacaagacacataacttatcaatttccccctttttgatgatgacaaacttgtaATTGAAATTCCCCCTGAGACTGTGAACTGTGCTTGTTCCTCCTCAATTAGTTCCCCCTTTTAgcatcataaaaagattaggCACAATcaataagcaaaaagaagtctagcctggttaactcatgccacatatCTACACACAAGCATGACTAAAAACAGAGCAAGAAAAATGCAAGATAAGCATAGCAAAAAGGATGGGATATTCATTAACTTTGGAAATAAACAGGGAGCAGTTCCAATTGTTGCAAAATCAtccaaaaaataaacaaaaaggaGTACCAGCCACTAAATATGTCAAAAATCAGAACACCAAAACAAAGAACAAATACTAGAACTTGACACTGGGAAGAAACTATTTTTAAGGAGCACCGGAAGAGGGAGACAAAGATGAGGAAGCATGAGTTCTAAGGAGGATATCCATTCGAGCATTGGAGGACCCTTGTTTAGTGAGTAATCTCTCCTTCAGGTCCTCGACTTATTTCTTGAGATTAACATTCTCCTTGGTCAGACGGGCAACCTCTATGCTTTGTGAGCTGCTGGAACCTGGTGCCTCCTGGGCCTGACTAAGCTATCCCTCAAGAATAACATTGCGGGCCTTCAACTTCCTTATCTCTTCATTAGCAATATTCTGTGCTTCAATCAGTTGAGAGATAGTGGAGTTACTGCCAACCCCTCTTTTCTTATCAATGCACTCACACTCTTCTAAGGTTGTTTTGGAGAAGGTCTACTTGCGAGTACCCACTGAAGCCTTTCCTAAGGGAACTTGGAAGAACTCAAATACTTTGGTGAGTAAGAACCCGTAGGGCAtcccatgattaccatccttgaAATCCGCAACTTTCTTCATATGCTCAATCATGATACCCGACGGATTGATAGTGGAGTATATATCCAGTGCTTCCATGAGTAACAAATCTATTAGAGACGTAATAGAATGCCTTTCTGCATGAGGGAGAAACACCTTGTTTACCATCTCAAATAACAGGTGATACACTAGAAGGAGGGCCTTCATGTGTACCCGTTCCCCCTGTTGTACTGCATCATCCTTAAAAATGAAATTTCTAAAATTGGAAGAACAAATCCCCTCAAAGGAGGATATTCCACCAGTAGGCACACCCAGGATGGTTCCTAGCATAACTTCATCCATCACAAAGTCGACACCGTTCTCCTTCATACAGATATTGTCATCCTCCACTGTGAGAAAGTCAGCATAAAAACTACGCACCTCTATCTCATACACCTTAGGACTCTCATTTGTGAACAAATGTGTCCACTGTTGAAAGTCACAGATATCCACCAGTTGGAGCATGTCAAGAATATCAGGGGCAAATATTCTGCCCCATGGCACTTTCTGATTTCTCAGATTTTCCCTTCCTTCATTCTTGGCCACCCCCACCTTGTCCTTCTTTGAGGAACCAGATTCCTCATTTGCACCAACCTTTTATTTCACTGATTTTCTCACACTTTTAGCTTTCTCTGCAGGTTTCTCAGACATCTTCTCTGACACAGATTTCTCAGACACGTTCTTACCAGACCCCTCAGCCATTTTTTCTCCAGACTCGCCAACCTCAACATTGCTAACCTCCATCACTCTCTCGGATGACTCTTTCCCAGACTTTGGAACAATAGGTTTCTTAGAGGACTTACGAATTAAAGGACCGGGTTACTCCTCCACTTCATCATTGCTATCAACAATAAGTTCTATAGGCACTACCTCTTCATGAACTAGTTTTTCACCCTTCATCAACCtccttctcttcttttctttcttactATTCTTTAGAGCAAACTCAAGAGCTTCCTTCTTTTGTAGCCTAGTAGTAGGTCTTTTAGGAGTAAGTATTTTGGGAGCTGCTCTGCTACTCCTAGCACTAATAAATCTTACAATAGCCACATTATCATAGTCTTCTTCACTACCCTCATTCTCCTCCTCAGACAGAGATCTCATCTCGGGAGGAACAATGGCCAATGACTCAGCATAGAAATGAGGAGAGGGAGCGGGATCAGTACTGACCTGGGATTCTTTAGAAGAACAGGGGGTTTCATCACAAGTAGGAGCAGAGGGATCCTCTTGGGTGGAGGGATCAGGTCCCTCGAGTGGTTCCCCAGTAGTACTTTTAGGTGCCAAAATTTTGACAGGCACCAGTTTCCTATCCTCTTCCTGTAAACTATCATCTTCCCCCTGAGACCCATTGGTTTCAGACACACCTTTCATAACCACCATCCAAACAGCCCTCAGTAGCTATTGACAACATATTCTCTATGGCATCTTGTTCTTTTAACCCCAAACTAAACTCAGAAGGCAAATAAGGAGTATTATCTGTAGGATTTGCAGCATTCAAATCGATACATGGGGTAGTCATTATTGATTCATAACCAGTACTAACCACACTTTGTTGTGCCTCAAAACTTTCTTCCAAATGCAGACTTGAAACTTCCTGATTTTCTTCTCCTTTTACTATTTCTCCCTCAACTATTTTTTCTGGTGAGGCAAAGAGAGATGTTGTAGCTATAAACCTTTTGGGATTCGAGGTCTTCCGATACCGATGAGAACCAGAACTTGATTGGGTTGGAAAAGAGGTAGTGGTTTGTTGGGAATTATGTTTAGGGATTGGAATGGGTGGTGTAGGGTCTATCACTGGTGCTTCAAGAGATAAAGATATGATGGGGACGATACTAGGAACATTTGAGAATTCGATATTCTCAGACATTATGAAGTGTAGAGTTTATGAAGGAAGAAGGTGTTCGGTTGTTTGATAGAAAAGGGAATTTTTGGCTTTTGATGTGAACAGTTATGAGAGTGACAAAGCTTTGGATTTATTTAAAGGGGGTGAGGGACCGGTTGGGAAGGTGTATTAATTTTTCTAGGTAGACGGGTCGTTTCAGAACGGGTATGACTCTTGGGTTCCAAAAGGAAAAATATAAGCTGACATTTAAATGATGTGGCACCCATTTTAGCCGTTAAAAAATGATTGTGCATGAGAGTACAAAACgaactactaacctgtgtcacagtaaccaggttccctgacagaTTTTGTAAATGCGAGCCTCATCCTTTTGCAAAAATGTAATACATTAACTCCTTTTTGCTCTGTAATCGTCATATGTGTCTACATATAATGATATAGAAACGAGTTAGACTTTGCTAGAAAACACATTTTTAGTAATTTTACCTGTACATTTATTTCACAGCCAATCATCGAGGGATCGGGTCCTCAATTTAATTTTATCAACCGTAGTGCAAGAcgattcttttcaaagtgctctctaCTTAGTGCTTTGGTAAAAATATCTTCAATTTGATCTTCTGTACTATAAAACTTCATGCAAATAAGcctttttcaacattgtctctgaggaAATGATGTCGCACATCAATATGCTTTGTTCTCTTATGTTGAACTGAATTCTTTACCATGTTGAGAGCATTGGTGTTGTCACATTAGTAAGGGAACACAATCAGAGAATACACCAAAATCTTCTATCTGCTGCTTGATCCACAACAGTTGAGCACAACAAGAGGCAATTGCCACATACTCAGCTTCTGCAGTTAAAAGAGCCACTGAGTTTTGTTTTCTAGCACGCCATGAAATTAGACACGAACCCAGAAAGTGTGCCATTCCAGAAGTGCTTTTCCTTTCCACCAGATAACCAgtataatcagcatcagcatacccGATCAAGTCAAAATTATCTCCTGATAGATAGTAGAGAACTGGGTTCTGCGTTACTTTGAGATACCTCAGGATTCTTttggcagccttcagatgagattcctttgggtTAGATTGAAACCTGGCACAAAGTCCCACACTGGAAATGATATCTAGTCTGCTTGTtgtgagatacaagagtgacccAATGATATATCTGTACATGGTCTCGTTCACAggggaaccaggttcatccatatcCAGACGAGTGGCAGTGGCAATAGGAGTATCAATGATTTTTGAGCTTTCCATTTCAAACCTCCTCAGAATCTCTTTGATATATTTTTGTTTGCTTGACTTGCAGACCCAAGAAGGAATTCaattcccccatcatgctcatttcaaactcactttcCATGAGCTTTGCAAACTCCTCACACAGAGAGTCATTTGTTGCACTAAATATGATGTCGTCAACATAAACTTGCACAATGAGCAAGTTCCTTTCCCGTTTCTTCAGAAATaaggtgttgtcaatttttcctcttgtaaagccattttctagaagGAATTTGGACAACATTTCATACCATGCACGCGGAGCCTTCTTCAGCCCATATAAAGCCTTGTCGAGTTTAAAGACATGCTCAGTATTCTCATGACATTGGAAGCCAGGTGATTGCTTGACGaagacttcttcttttagaaAGCCATTCATAAATTCACTTTTGACATcaatttggaacaatttgaattccatatgagatgcaaaggcaataagaATTCTGATAGCCTCCATTCGAGCAAATGGGGCAAAATtttcatcatagtcaatcccttcttcttgattgtacccttgaactacaagccttgccttgttccttgttgtgTTCCCAAACTtatcaagtttgtttctaaatACCCACCTGATTCCTATGACAGTTCCACCAGCAGGTCGAGGAACCTAGTGTCACACGCTGTTtctctcaaattgatggagttcatcttgcatagcagtaatccagtcaatatcttttaatgcttccttgatatttttgggctcaaCTTGAGAGAGAAAAGCTAAGAAGGCAAGTGAATTTCTTGACTTTTATCTACTTTGAATCCTTGAGTCAAGAAGAGTGATCACATTTTGAAGAGGGTGTAaacttttgtgcttccagttGGACACCTGAATTTCATTGTGAGAGGGTCCAGTTACTTCTGAATGTGATCCTTGGTTCACATGAGTACCTCCATCAACAACTCTGTTCTCAGCTTCAGTTATTGTGATTGAGGGACCAGATTCCTCTACATCAGTTGGAGATACAGCTACACCTTCATCATTTGATTCCTTGATGTGATTCATCATGTCAGCCTTTCCATTTGCTATGTCAATGACTTCACCAGGAACAGTTGACTGCTCTCCATCTTGATAGATCTTATCAGGTGAATCTTTCCCACATCGGTggtgagattcatcaaagatcacatgtatgctTTTCTCAACACATTTAGTTCTTTTGTTGTATACCTTGTACGCTTTGCATTGTGATGAATATCCCAGAAacattccttcatcacttttcgCATCGAATTTTCCTAGTGCTTCCTTACCATTGTTGAGGACAAAACGTTTGCAGCCAAATATCCTTAAATGTGTCAGCTTGGGCTTTCTTCCGTTCAGCAGTTCATACGGGGTTTTGTTCAGGatggacctgatcatgcacctgttcaccaaGTAGTATGCAGTGTtgattgcttctgcccagaagctttTTACAATGCCACGGTCAATCAACATTGTtcttgccatgtcttcaagagtcctatttttcctctccacaacaccattttgttgaggttttCTTGGAGCTGAAAAATTATGACATGTCGTTTTCAGCATAGAATTCATCGAATTTTGCATTGTCAAATTATATGCCATGATCAGATCTTATACACACTACATTATGACTCTTTTTCACCTGGATCAATTTTACAAATGCAGCAAATACAGGAAAAGATTCGTCCTTGATTCTGAGGAACAAAGTCCAGATGAATCTAGAATAGTCAT is a window from the Nicotiana tomentosiformis chromosome 10, ASM39032v3, whole genome shotgun sequence genome containing:
- the LOC108946078 gene encoding secreted RxLR effector protein 161-like codes for the protein MESSKIIDTPIATATRLDMDEPGSPVNETMYRYIIGSLLYLTTSRLDIISSVGLCARFQSNPKESHLKAAKRILRYLKVTQNPVLYYLSGDNFDLIGYADADYTGYLVERKSTSGMAHFLGSCLISWRARKQNSVALLTAEAEYVAIASCCAQLLWIKQQIEDFGVFSDCVPLLM